The Mycolicibacterium aurum genome segment TTCAAGGGCCGCGTCAGCCTGTTCTCCGACGCCCAGGACGGTCTCGGCATGATCATGCAGTCCCAGGGCAACTCGCCGGAGAACCCCACCACGGAGTCGGTCCAGCAGGCCGTCGACCTGGTCCGCGAACAGAACGACAGGGGCCAGGTCCGGCGCTTCACCGGCAACGACTACGCCGACGACCTGGCTGCCGGCAATATCGCTGTGGCACAGGCGTATTCCGGTGACATCGTCCAGTTGCAGGCCGACAACCCGGACCTGCAGTTCGTCGTGCCCGAGTCGGGCGCCACGACCTTCGTCGACACCATGGTGATTCCGTACACCACGCAGAACCAGAAGGCCGCCGAGGCGTGGATCGACTACGTCTACGATCGCGCGAACTACGCCAAGCTCGTGTCCTTCGTCCAGTACATCCCCGTGCTGTCGGACATGACCGAGGAACTCGAGAAGATCGATCCGGAATCGGCGGCCAACCCGCTGATCAACCCGTCCCCAGAGGTGCTGTCGAAGTCCAAGGGCTGGGCGGCGCTCACCGACGAGCAGACGCAGGAGTACAACACCGCGTACGCCGCCGTCACCGGCGGCTGACGCGATGGCAGGCGTCGCCAGCAGCAGCCGCCAGCGCAGCAGGATCGCGCCGTACCTGATGGTCCTGCCCGCGCTGGTGTACCTCGCGGTCTTTTTCGTGGTTCCGTTCTTCTCGTTGGCCCGCACGTCGTTGTCGGAAACCGCAGGCTCGGTGTTCATGCCGACGCTGACGTTCGCGTGGGACTTCGGCAACTACACCGAGGCGTTCACCCTGTACCGGGATCAGATCTTCCGGTCGTTCGGTTACGCCTTCGTTGCGACGATCCTGTGCCTGCTACTGGCGTTTCCGCTGGCGTATGTCATCGCGTTCAAGGCCGGCCGGTTCAAGAACCTGATTCTGGGGCTGGTGATCCTGCCCTTCTTCGTCACGTTCCTGATCCGCACCATCGCGTGGAAGACGATCCTCGCCGACGAGGGGTGGGTGGTCAGTGCGCTGGGCACCGTCGGTCTGCTGCCCGACGAGGGACGGCTGCTGTCCACCAGCTGGGCCGTGATCGGAGGCCTGACCTACAACTGGATCATCTTCATGATCCTGCCGCTGTACGTCAGCCTGGAGAAGATCGACCCCCGACTCCTCGAAGCGTCCAAGGACCTGTACTCGTCCACGCCGCGCAGTTTCCGGCGGGTGATCCTGCCGCTGTCGATGCCGGGGGTGCTGGCAGGCAGCATGCTGGTGTTCATCCCCGCGGTCGGTGACTTCATCAACGCCGACTACCTCGGCAGTACCCAGACGACGATGATCGGCAACGTCATCCAGAAACAGTTCCTCGTGGTCAAGGACTACCCGGCCGCGGCCGCGCTGAGCTTGGGACTGATGCTGCTCATCCTGGTCGGGGTGCTGCTCTACACGAGGGCGCTGGGCACGGAGGATCTGGTATGACCACCCAGGCAGGCGCCGCGATCGCGACCGCCGCGCAGCAGGACCCGAGACCGAAGAAGGTTCGCGCGCGCCGCAATTGGGGCGACGTACTGTTGCGGATCGCCGCCGGGCTGGTGCTCGTCTATCTGTTCCTGCCGATCTTCGTGATCGTGCTGTTCTCGTTCAACAAGCCGGCGGGCAAGTTCAACTACACCTGGCAGGGCTTCACGCTGGAGAACTGGCTGGACCCGTTCAAGTACCCACCGCTGACCGAAGCGCTCAAACTCAGCCTGAACGTCGCCGCGGTGTCGACGGCGGTCGCGGTCGTGCTGGGCACCCTGGTGGCCATCGCGCTGGTGCGCCAACGGTGGCGCGGGCAGCGTGCAGTCGACACGTTCCTGATACTGCCGCTCACCGCCCCGGAGGTGGTGATGGGCGCGGCCCTGCTGACGCTGTTCCTGGACTTCGACTGGCCCGCCGGCTACACCACGATCCTGTTGTCGCACATCGCTTTCGAAGTGAGTTTCATCGCCATGACGGTGCGCGCCCGGGTGCGTGGTTTCGACTGGACGCTGGAGGACGCGTCGTTGGATCTGGGCGCGGGACCGGCCCGCACGTTCTTCAAGGTGACGTTGCCGCTGATCGTGCCCGGCATCGTCGCCGCGGCGATGCTGTCGTTCGCCCTGTCCCTCGACGACTTCATCATCACTTACTTCGTCAGCGGATCCGAGGTGACCTACCCGCTGTACGTCAACGCGGCGGTCAAGGCGGCGGTGCCGCCGCAGATCAACGTGCTGGCGACAGCCATCCTGCTGGTCAGCTTGGCGCTGCTGGCGGCGGGAACGCTCTACCGCCGCAAGAAGTTCGTGGGCTAGCCCGTATCCAGCGGCGAGCGTGGGCCCTCTGCACGGCTCCGCGCGGCGGATTTCCGTACGTGAGGCCCACGGTCGAGCCGCTACATGCTGACGGTCACCGTCACGCGTCCCCGTTGGTCGCGGTGGGCGACCGCGTGACCGGTCCGGTCGGCGCCGTCGAAGTTCACCAGTGTCAGTTGCCCGCCGTCCCCGGTGAAGTTGCGCCACCAGGTTTTCGAGTCCGGTGCCATGACCCGGATGACGACACCGTCATCGCGCCGCTGATAGCTGAGCGGTGTCTGAAAGGTCTTGCCGGAGCGTTTACCCGTGTAGCGGACCACGACGGTGTTGCGCCGTATCAGCGGGCCGACGACCGGTGCGTTGATCAGCCGGGCCATCCCGGCGTTGAAGAAGCCCACAAGGGGTGAGTCGAAGAGTGCTCGGGCCATACCGCCCACTATCCACCCGATCTGGGCTCACGCCACCTCAAGCGGTACCGGCGCCGCGCGGGAGCCGGTGCGGGCCGCCCCGATCCCGGCCACAACCACCAGGCAGATTCCCGCCACGCCGAGGTGCCCGGGGCTCTGGTGCAGCACCAGGAACCCGATCACCATCGCCAACGCCGGTTCGAGCGCCATCATGGTGCCGAACGAGGCCGCGGTCAGCCGACGAAGGGCCAACAGCTCCAAGGCAAACGGCACGACGGGCAGCAGCACGGCCAGGCCCAGCCCGATGAGCAGGATCTCCGGCGTCATCCGCTCGAACACCGCCGGCCCGACGGTCACCGTCGCCAACAGGCCGGCCACCGGCATGGAGACCGCGAGGCCGTTGATCCCGGCGACCTCGTCGCCCACCTTCTGCGTCAACAGGATGTAGCACGCCCAGCACGACGCCGCACCGAGGGCGTAGGCAATGCCGACCGGATCCACCGCACCGGTCCACGGCTGGGTCAGCACCAGCACACCGACGGCCGCCAATCCCGGCCACAACACCCGGCCGCGCCCGTGGCCTCGGGCGACCGCCACCGCCAGTGGTCCGAGGAACTCCAGCGCGCTCGCGGTCCCCAGCGGTATGCGATCCAGTGCGGCCATGAACAACAGAGTGATCGCGCCGGTCACCACGCCCAGCACCACACACATCAGAAAGCTCTTGCCCGTGAAGGCGGTTCGTCGGGGCCGCACGATGATCAGGAGCAGGATGCCCGCCCACGCCAGCCGTAGCCACGCCACGCCCTCCACGCCGATGTCGTCGATCAGCGTGACGGCGATGGCCAATCCCAGCTGGACACACGCCATGGCCGCCACCGCCATGAGCGCGCCCGTGCGAGCCTGATCCGTTGCCACCCATGCATTGAACGGGACACTGACCGTTTCGGTCCACGTGATTTATCGGTACATACTGTTCATCATTTCCGGACGATTCGGTGTGGTTAGCGTCGTGGGGTTTGAAAGCGCTCTCGCGTGG includes the following:
- a CDS encoding ABC transporter permease, with protein sequence MAGVASSSRQRSRIAPYLMVLPALVYLAVFFVVPFFSLARTSLSETAGSVFMPTLTFAWDFGNYTEAFTLYRDQIFRSFGYAFVATILCLLLAFPLAYVIAFKAGRFKNLILGLVILPFFVTFLIRTIAWKTILADEGWVVSALGTVGLLPDEGRLLSTSWAVIGGLTYNWIIFMILPLYVSLEKIDPRLLEASKDLYSSTPRSFRRVILPLSMPGVLAGSMLVFIPAVGDFINADYLGSTQTTMIGNVIQKQFLVVKDYPAAAALSLGLMLLILVGVLLYTRALGTEDLV
- a CDS encoding ABC transporter permease, giving the protein MTTQAGAAIATAAQQDPRPKKVRARRNWGDVLLRIAAGLVLVYLFLPIFVIVLFSFNKPAGKFNYTWQGFTLENWLDPFKYPPLTEALKLSLNVAAVSTAVAVVLGTLVAIALVRQRWRGQRAVDTFLILPLTAPEVVMGAALLTLFLDFDWPAGYTTILLSHIAFEVSFIAMTVRARVRGFDWTLEDASLDLGAGPARTFFKVTLPLIVPGIVAAAMLSFALSLDDFIITYFVSGSEVTYPLYVNAAVKAAVPPQINVLATAILLVSLALLAAGTLYRRKKFVG
- a CDS encoding EamA family transporter yields the protein MATDQARTGALMAVAAMACVQLGLAIAVTLIDDIGVEGVAWLRLAWAGILLLIIVRPRRTAFTGKSFLMCVVLGVVTGAITLLFMAALDRIPLGTASALEFLGPLAVAVARGHGRGRVLWPGLAAVGVLVLTQPWTGAVDPVGIAYALGAASCWACYILLTQKVGDEVAGINGLAVSMPVAGLLATVTVGPAVFERMTPEILLIGLGLAVLLPVVPFALELLALRRLTAASFGTMMALEPALAMVIGFLVLHQSPGHLGVAGICLVVVAGIGAARTGSRAAPVPLEVA